In Erpetoichthys calabaricus chromosome 6, fErpCal1.3, whole genome shotgun sequence, one genomic interval encodes:
- the kbtbd2 gene encoding kelch repeat and BTB domain-containing protein 2, which yields MSDPNELRPVNTEYAVSLLEQLKFFYEQKLLTDVVLIVEGTEFPCHKMVLATCSSYFRAMFMSGLSESKQTHIHLKNVDPVTLQIIITYAYTGNLAINDSTVEPLYETACFLQVEDVLCRCKEYLIKKINAENCVRMLSFGDLFSCIELKQSAKRMVEHKFAVVYRQEAFLLLSHELLIDILSSDNLNVEKEETVREAAMLWLEYNTEARSQYLSSVLSQIRIDALSEVTQRAWFQGLPPNDKSVVVQGLYKSMPKFFKPRLGMTKEEMLIFIEANSESPTDNTGSSHSAVCYSPQAEKVYKLCNPPGDLQKVGTLVTPDNDIYIAGGQIPQKNPIANHNKSSKLQAIFRPVDSFYWFDAQQNKWIPKTHMVYPRIKPSLVYCDGYIYAIGGDNIGGEMNRRTVERYDCEKDEWTLVSPLPCAWTWSTSVVTNDCIYVMTHNLMYCYFPRADTWVEMAMRQTSRCFASAATFGDLIFYIGGLHIVSNSGSRLPTSTVDGSSVAVEIYDVNKNEWRTAANIPAKRYSDPCVRAVVILNSLCIFMRETHMNEKAKYAIYQYDLELDRWFLRQPISERVLWDLGKDFRCTVGKLYPSCLDESPWKPPTYLFSPDGTEDFELDGEMMTLPRV from the exons GGCAATGTTCATGAGTGGACTCAGTGAAAGCAAGCAGACACacattcatttgaaaaatgttgaCCCTGTTACTCTTCAGATAATTATTACCTATGCATATACAGGCAACCTGGCAATAAATGACAGCACTGTAGAGCCTCTTTATGAGACAGCCTGCTTCTTACAG GTAGAAGATGTGTTATGTAGATGCAAAGAATACCTAATAAAGAAGATTAATGCGGAGAACTGTGTACGAATGCTGAGCTTTGGTGATCTGTTCAGCTGTATCGAGCTAAAGCAGAGTGCAAAACGAATGGTCGAACACAAGTTTGCTGTTGTCTACAGACAGGAGGCTTTCCTGTTACTTTCCCATGAACTGTTGATTGATATCCTTAGTAGTGACAATCTCAATGTAGAGAAGGAAGAAACTGTACGTGAGGCAGCCATGCTGTGGTTGGAGTACAACACAGAAGCCCGCTCGCAATACCTTTCATCAGTCCTCAGTCAGATACGCATTGATGCCCTATCAGAGGTGACACAGCGGGCCTGGTTTCAAGGTCTACCACCAAATGATAAGTCTGTGGTGGTACAAGGCCTCTATAAATCTATGCCTAAATTCTTTAAGCCCCGTTTAGGCATGACAAAAGAGGAGATGCTGATTTTCATTGAAGCAAACTCGGAAAGCCCTACTGACAATACTGGATCTAGCCACTCTGCTGTTTGTTATAGTCCCCAAGCGGAGAAGGTCTACAAGCTTTGTAACCCACCTGGTGATCTCCAGAAAGTAGGCACACTGGTAACCCCTGATAATGACATTTATATTGCTGGAGGACAAATTCCACAGAAGAATCCCATTGCCAACCATAACAAAAGCAGCAAGTTACAAGCAATCTTCCGACCAGTGGATTCATTCTACTGGTTTGATGCTCAGCAAAACAAATGGATTCCCAAAACACATATGGTGTATCCCCGCATTAAGCCCTCCTTGGTCTACTGTGATGGTTACATCTATGCAATAGGTGGCGATAACATTGGTGGAGAGATGAATAGGAGGACAGTAGAGCGTTATGATTGTGAAAAAGATGAATGGACATTGGTAAGTCCCCTACCGTGTGCCTGGACATGGAGTACCTCTGTTGTGACAAATGACTGTATCTATGTTATGACACATAATCTTATGTACTGCTATTTTCCCCGAGCCGACACGTGGGTAGAAATGGCAATGCGTCAGACCAGTCGCTGCTTTGCCTCCGCTGCTACATTTGGTGATCTCATTTTCTACATAGGTGGGTTGCACATTGTAAGTAATTCAGGAAGCCGGCTACCCACCAGCACAGTGGATGGTTCCTCTGTTGCTGTTGAAATCTACGATGTCAACAAGAATGAGTGGAGAACCGCTGCAAATATTCCTGCTAAGCGTTACTCTGATCCCTGTGTGCGAGCAGTTGTAATTCTAAACTCCTTGTGTATTTTCATGAGGGAAACACACATGAATGAAAAGGCAAAGTATGCCATCTACCAATATGACTTGGAGCTGGATCGATGGTTCCTGCGGCAGCCAATTTCTGAGCGTGTTCTTTGGGATCTAGGTAAAGACTTTCGCTGCACTGTTGGCAAATTGTATCCTTCCTGCCTAGATGAATCGCCATGGAAGCCCCCAACATATTTGTTTTCCCCTGATGGCACAGAAGATTTTGAACTTGACGGTGAAATGATGACTCTCCCTCGTGTATAG